The following DNA comes from Candidatus Margulisiibacteriota bacterium.
TAGCTCGTGGTGAAGCGAAGATTGGTGGAGAGGGTAGGGTTCGCCCTTCCATCATTGACATCGTATCAATTCTTACAGGGCCGGCCAGACGCACTTTCGCTCCCATCCTGGTCGCTTATCGCAGCTATCGCGCGCGTTCGTCTGGCTTCGAACCAAAGTTGCTTTTATTTTTTAATCATATTATTTGGGAAGCGCCTGATGACATTTTCTGATGGTGGAGAGGGTAGGGTTCGAACCTACGTACGGTAAAACCGGGCAGATTTACAGTCTGCTGCCATTAACCACTCGGCCACCTCTCCATATTTAATACATGCATTTTTCTACATATTGCATTAGTTTAACAGAACTTTTCAGGTTCTTTAATTTTTTCTCAACTTTCATCGCTTCACTTCTGCTACCATATTCTTCTTGATAGATTACATTATATGGTGTATATGCCTTAGTAGATTTTACTCTACCGGCATTGTGTTCTGCCAATCTTTTATCCAAATTACTTGTTTGTCCTATGTAAAACTTATTTTTATTCGTACTTTTTAGTATATATACAGTATACATCTGCCATTAACTCCCGAAATTTCCGAAAGCTCTGCTTTCGATGAAATTTCGAGGATCCTCGAAAAACTAAGTCCCGCTTCCAGCGTGGACTGTTTTTCGGGACACTCGGCCACCTCTCCGTATTAACCTCGGAAAATTATAGGGGTTTTAGAGGGTTTTTACAATAGAAAATTTTGAATACTAACCTGTCAGTTTCCGATAGCATGCTATTTTTTCGAAATATATTCCATGGTTTCCATTTTAAAAACCTGGAATTCCTGAATAAAATTTATCACTAACTTATAGATAATATTCCAGTCATTTCTATGACCTGCGTTTTCGATTGATTCGGCTAATTTGCTTAAATCTATAGCACAGATATTTTTCGCGGACCCTTTTAGAAAGTGTCCTATTCTGATGATTTCTGGTGTATTCCTCTTGTCAACGGCTATTTCCATTTTTTCTATTTTTTCAGTTGTTGTATTTATGAACAAAAGCAGGAGGTCGGAAATAAAAGAAGGGTCATCAAATGATTTATCAACAGATAATCTCCGCATTAAATCAGTATAGTTAAAGATGCTATTTGTCATCTCTGAGCTATCGGTACTTTTTGTAGGGCCGGGATTTGAATCGTTAAATCTGAACAAACCTGAAAGGTACAGAGAGATTACGGATTCAAGTTCCTTAAAATTTACTGGTTTCGTTATATAATCGTTCATTCCTGCTTTAAATGCTTTATCCCGTTCACGGTTCATCACATAAGCACTCATGGCAATTATCGGTATTTTTTTCCCTTTGGGCATATGTCTGATCCTTTTGGTTGCTTCAATACCGTCCATTTCAGGCATTTGAATGTCCATAAATACAAGATCATATTTATTAGCTTTGAACTTGCTTACCGCTTCTTTTCCGTTAATAGCTAAATGTACCTCCAGTCCCATCTGATATAGAATTTTTTTCATTACTTCCAGATTGACCGGATTATCTTCTACCAGCAGAATATTGGGTCTTGAAGCAGAAAACTCTTTAAACAAACCGGTAAACGTTTTTGTTGGTTCAGGTATGTCTGTTGATATTTGTTTAAAGGCCAATTCTATGGAATGTTTTAAATGAGAAATGCGGATCGGTTTAGTTATTGCGGCTGCGAACAGACTGTTGTCGAAGTGTATATTGTGCTGATGACTAAACGGTACCAGATGTATGATTTTTGTTTGTTCAAGCCCTTTAATATTTTTTATGGATGAAACTATTTCCTGGCAGGACATATTGGGAATTTCATAATTGAGGATAATAACATCATAGCAATCTTCATCATGAGAAGCCGCCCGCAGTTTGTTTATAGCATCGTGGCCATTGCTGCAAATATGATAACGGCTGCCCCAGTACTTCAGATGTTCGGACAAGATAATGTTTTCTTTTTCAATGGGGTTAACTATAAGGATGCGTTTACGCAGAAATAAAAAAGAATCTTGTTTCATGTCCGAAGAGTGATTTTGAAGT
Coding sequences within:
- a CDS encoding response regulator encodes the protein LRQSSDKLIYCKISAKLIKQGTRLIINGIIHDISKQKQLEDALRLADISKEAALAKNEFIASLSHELRTPLNAIIGVSNLLSKTKIDSNQMEYIDIIQHSTESLLVLIDEVLDYSKIEAGKMELDNNVFDIREVLDTVIDMLSLKAAEKNIELSCLVTHNIPTLVMGDGIRLRQILLNLLSNAIKYTNQGEVQINVSLVADTGSSYRIRFDIIDTGIGIPSNRYKDIFDSFERLKSSGSHRIEGTGLGLAIAKRLTNMMGGEIDCISIEGKGSKFWVLLNFNKLQNHSSDMKQDSFLFLRKRILIVNPIEKENIILSEHLKYWGSRYHICSNGHDAINKLRAASHDEDCYDVIILNYEIPNMSCQEIVSSIKNIKGLEQTKIIHLVPFSHQHNIHFDNSLFAAAITKPIRISHLKHSIELAFKQISTDIPEPTKTFTGLFKEFSASRPNILLVEDNPVNLEVMKKILYQMGLEVHLAINGKEAVSKFKANKYDLVFMDIQMPEMDGIEATKRIRHMPKGKKIPIIAMSAYVMNRERDKAFKAGMNDYITKPVNFKELESVISLYLSGLFRFNDSNPGPTKSTDSSEMTNSIFNYTDLMRRLSVDKSFDDPSFISDLLLLFINTTTEKIEKMEIAVDKRNTPEIIRIGHFLKGSAKNICAIDLSKLAESIENAGHRNDWNIIYKLVINFIQEFQVFKMETMEYISKK
- a CDS encoding GIY-YIG nuclease family protein, which translates into the protein MYTVYILKSTNKNKFYIGQTSNLDKRLAEHNAGRVKSTKAYTPYNVIYQEEYGSRSEAMKVEKKLKNLKSSVKLMQYVEKCMY